The following proteins come from a genomic window of Paramicrobacterium humi:
- a CDS encoding quaternary amine ABC transporter ATP-binding protein: MSETFALEAQNLYKVFGRRPKEVIKRLKSGASRNELSALGTAAVIDASFEVKPGEIFVVMGLSGSGKSTLIRMLNGLLEPTDGTVRIMGEPVTGISDRDLRDVRKKKISMVFQHFALLPHRTVLDNAAYGLEVQGVPAAERRERAMRVIERVGLLGWEDKLPSQLSGGMQQRVGLARALVADTDILLMDEAFSALDPLIRREMQEQLVELQQELGKTIIFITHDLNEAMFLGDRIAVMRDGRIVQIGAPDDILTDPANDYVAQFVQDVDRARVLTAAGVMEAPRSVITATAGPRGALRTMRDLQTSAAFVVGNGRKLLGVVRDRDVLRAVKNGEKDLMAIVRKDMLTVSPDQHLVDLFEPAAGSDLPVAVVDDKDRLLGVVPRVTLLASLSNVPSTTTEIPVIEPPVTVPVEIMTQMLRDTAGSGDEVIADGAAVASEGSNA; this comes from the coding sequence GTGTCAGAAACCTTTGCGCTCGAAGCGCAGAATCTCTACAAGGTGTTCGGGCGCCGACCCAAAGAGGTCATCAAACGCCTGAAGTCCGGTGCCTCGCGCAACGAATTGTCCGCCCTCGGAACCGCCGCCGTCATCGACGCGAGCTTCGAGGTCAAGCCGGGCGAGATCTTCGTCGTCATGGGCCTGTCCGGCTCGGGCAAGTCCACGCTCATCCGCATGCTCAACGGGCTGCTCGAACCCACGGACGGAACCGTGCGCATCATGGGCGAGCCCGTTACGGGCATCTCCGACCGCGATCTGCGCGACGTGCGGAAGAAGAAGATCTCCATGGTCTTCCAGCACTTCGCGCTCTTGCCGCACCGCACGGTGCTCGACAACGCCGCATATGGTCTCGAGGTGCAGGGCGTTCCCGCCGCCGAGCGCCGCGAGCGGGCCATGCGCGTCATCGAGCGCGTCGGCCTTCTCGGCTGGGAGGACAAGCTGCCGAGCCAGCTCTCCGGCGGAATGCAGCAGCGCGTCGGCCTCGCCCGCGCGCTCGTCGCCGACACCGACATCCTGCTCATGGACGAGGCGTTCTCCGCCCTCGACCCGCTCATTCGCCGCGAGATGCAGGAGCAGCTCGTCGAGCTGCAGCAGGAGCTCGGAAAGACGATCATTTTCATCACGCACGATCTGAACGAGGCCATGTTCCTCGGCGACCGCATCGCCGTCATGCGCGACGGCCGCATCGTGCAGATCGGCGCCCCCGACGACATCCTCACCGACCCCGCGAACGACTACGTCGCGCAGTTCGTGCAAGACGTCGACCGCGCCCGCGTGCTCACTGCCGCGGGCGTCATGGAGGCGCCTCGCTCGGTCATCACGGCGACGGCCGGGCCGCGCGGAGCGCTCCGCACCATGCGGGACCTGCAGACCTCCGCCGCCTTCGTGGTCGGCAACGGTCGAAAGCTGCTCGGCGTCGTGCGCGACCGAGACGTGCTGCGTGCCGTCAAGAACGGTGAGAAGGACCTCATGGCGATCGTGCGCAAGGACATGCTGACCGTCTCGCCCGACCAGCATCTCGTCGATCTCTTCGAGCCGGCGGCCGGGTCTGACCTTCCCGTCGCCGTCGTCGACGACAAGGACCGACTGCTCGGCGTCGTCCCTCGCGTCACCCTGCTGGCCTCCCTCAGCAACGTGCCTTCGACGACGACCGAGATTCCGGTCATCGAGCCGCCCGTCACCGTGCCGGTCGAGATCATGACCCAGATGCTGCGCGACACGGCGGGCTCGGGCGATGAGGTGATCGCCGACGGCGCCGCCGTCGCGAGCGAAGGGAGCAACGCATGA
- a CDS encoding ABC transporter permease — MNDFRLPLGDWVEDVVDFVTNTFSVVFDVIATIFGGFYDGVNWVLVTPPFWVIMIVLVVLAWIARKWTFAIGTLIGLLVIYGVNQWENAMNTLALTLVAAVIAVIIAIPVGIWAARSSGVSAVVKPILDFLQTMPAFVYLIPAIILFSVGVVPGIVATILFAVAPGVRLTELGIRGVDSEVVEAGQAFGASPRRILVQIQLPLARPSIMAGVNQVIMLSLSMVVIASMVGAPGLGKDIIQALSRVDTGLGFEAGLSVVILAIILDRLTASLGGQRKRGTRAKRDSSEAPAEAREEKDELVAAGPKRAPNAI; from the coding sequence ATGAATGACTTCCGGCTTCCCCTCGGCGACTGGGTCGAAGATGTCGTCGACTTCGTCACGAACACGTTCAGCGTGGTCTTCGACGTGATCGCGACGATCTTCGGTGGCTTCTATGACGGCGTGAACTGGGTGCTCGTGACGCCGCCGTTCTGGGTCATCATGATCGTGCTCGTCGTTCTCGCGTGGATCGCACGCAAGTGGACATTCGCAATCGGCACACTCATTGGGCTGCTCGTGATCTACGGCGTCAACCAGTGGGAGAACGCGATGAACACCCTCGCGCTCACGCTCGTCGCCGCCGTCATCGCCGTGATCATCGCGATCCCCGTCGGAATCTGGGCAGCGCGCTCGAGCGGCGTATCCGCAGTGGTGAAGCCGATCCTCGACTTCCTGCAGACGATGCCGGCGTTCGTCTACCTGATCCCCGCCATCATCCTATTCAGCGTCGGCGTCGTTCCGGGCATCGTCGCGACGATCCTCTTCGCCGTCGCCCCGGGCGTCCGGCTCACAGAGCTCGGCATTCGCGGCGTCGATAGTGAGGTCGTCGAGGCCGGACAGGCATTCGGCGCCTCGCCGCGCCGCATCCTCGTCCAGATCCAGCTGCCGCTCGCTCGCCCCTCGATCATGGCCGGCGTGAACCAGGTCATTATGCTGTCGCTCTCGATGGTCGTGATCGCGAGCATGGTCGGCGCTCCCGGGCTCGGCAAGGACATCATCCAGGCGCTCAGCCGCGTCGACACGGGACTCGGCTTCGAGGCCGGGCTGTCGGTCGTGATCCTCGCGATCATCCTCGACCGTCTCACCGCCTCGCTCGGCGGTCAGCGCAAGCGCGGCACTCGCGCGAAGCGTGATTCATCCGAGGCGCCCGCCGAGGCGCGCGAGGAGAAAGACGAGCTCGTGGCCGCAGGACCCAAGCGGGCCCCGAACGCCATCTGA
- a CDS encoding glycine betaine ABC transporter substrate-binding protein, which translates to MKKRILAAAALATAAVLGVTGCSAGASGGSGSGGDDKGEVTIGVFNGWPEGEAASYLWKSILEDKGYTVNLEYADAGPVFAGLSKGDYDVALDGWLPLTHKDYFEQYEGKIVDLGTWNKDAKLTIAVNADAPIDSLDQLADHADEFGGKIIGIEPGAGLTKATQDAVIPDYGLEDMDFITSSTPAMLAELQKALKADDNIVVTLWRPHWAYDAFDIKDLEDPKGALGDAESIHTVTSTSFADDFPEVNEWLSNFTMDSDLLFSLENVMYNTDEEIKDYTPVVEDWIAENQDYVDSLTE; encoded by the coding sequence ATGAAGAAGCGTATTCTCGCCGCGGCCGCCCTGGCCACGGCAGCGGTACTCGGCGTCACCGGCTGCTCCGCCGGAGCTTCCGGCGGAAGCGGTAGCGGCGGCGACGACAAGGGCGAAGTCACGATCGGCGTGTTCAACGGCTGGCCCGAGGGCGAGGCGGCCTCCTACCTGTGGAAGAGCATCCTCGAGGACAAGGGCTACACCGTCAACCTCGAGTACGCCGACGCGGGCCCCGTGTTCGCCGGCCTTAGCAAGGGCGACTACGACGTGGCGCTCGACGGCTGGCTGCCGCTGACGCACAAGGACTACTTCGAGCAGTACGAAGGAAAGATCGTCGACCTCGGCACCTGGAACAAGGACGCCAAGCTGACGATCGCCGTGAACGCGGACGCGCCGATCGACTCGCTCGACCAGCTCGCCGACCACGCCGACGAATTCGGCGGCAAGATCATCGGCATCGAGCCGGGCGCCGGTCTCACGAAGGCGACTCAGGACGCGGTGATTCCCGACTACGGTCTTGAGGACATGGACTTCATCACGTCGTCGACGCCGGCGATGCTCGCCGAGCTGCAGAAGGCGCTCAAGGCCGACGACAACATCGTCGTGACTTTGTGGCGTCCCCACTGGGCGTATGACGCGTTCGACATCAAGGACCTCGAGGACCCGAAGGGCGCTCTCGGGGACGCCGAGTCGATTCACACGGTGACGAGCACGTCATTCGCCGATGACTTCCCCGAGGTCAACGAGTGGCTGTCCAACTTCACGATGGACTCCGACCTGCTCTTCTCGCTCGAGAACGTCATGTACAACACGGACGAGGAGATCAAGGACTACACCCCGGTAGTGGAAGACTGGATCGCCGAGAACCAGGACTACGTCGACTCGCTCACCGAGTAG
- a CDS encoding metal ABC transporter solute-binding protein, Zn/Mn family produces MPQRFPLVPIALAAASALALAGCSPTDAAGQSDGVEIVASTNVYGSIALAVAGGDAAITSIIDSSTQDPHSYAASAHDRLAVTKADIVIENGGGYDPFMDALLEGAGNPVVLRASEISGLMPDDEHDHADDEASEAEHDHVEGFNEHVWYSLEAMTRVAQRLAEELGALEPSKADTFAANSERFTGELAALLDTVHGLGDEHGGEQVLITEPVPLYLLEDAGLVNMTPAAFSEAVEEGNDVAATVVKKMLDLVDSGDIALLAYNEQTSGPLTEQVKNAAEAASVPVVSFTETLRDGDDYVSWMTANIDALTKALNA; encoded by the coding sequence GTGCCTCAGAGATTCCCCCTCGTCCCGATCGCGCTCGCAGCGGCATCCGCCCTTGCCCTCGCGGGCTGCTCGCCGACCGACGCGGCGGGGCAGAGCGACGGCGTCGAGATCGTCGCCTCGACGAACGTGTACGGCAGCATCGCGCTCGCGGTCGCAGGAGGCGATGCCGCGATCACGAGCATCATCGACTCGAGCACGCAGGACCCGCACTCCTACGCCGCGAGCGCGCACGATCGACTGGCCGTGACGAAGGCTGACATCGTCATCGAGAACGGCGGCGGCTACGACCCGTTCATGGATGCTCTGCTCGAGGGTGCGGGGAACCCCGTCGTGCTGCGTGCGAGCGAGATCTCGGGGCTCATGCCGGATGACGAGCACGACCACGCGGACGACGAGGCCAGCGAGGCGGAGCACGACCATGTCGAAGGCTTCAACGAGCACGTCTGGTACAGTCTCGAGGCCATGACGCGCGTCGCGCAGCGCCTGGCCGAAGAGCTCGGCGCGCTAGAGCCGTCGAAGGCGGACACGTTCGCGGCGAACAGCGAGCGCTTCACGGGAGAGCTCGCGGCTCTGCTCGACACTGTCCACGGCCTCGGCGACGAGCACGGCGGTGAGCAGGTTCTCATCACGGAGCCGGTGCCTCTCTATCTGCTCGAGGACGCGGGCCTCGTCAACATGACGCCGGCTGCCTTCAGCGAGGCCGTCGAGGAGGGAAACGACGTGGCCGCGACCGTGGTGAAGAAGATGCTCGACCTCGTCGACTCGGGTGACATCGCGCTGCTCGCCTACAATGAGCAGACCAGCGGCCCACTCACCGAGCAGGTGAAGAACGCGGCCGAAGCGGCATCCGTTCCGGTGGTGTCCTTCACCGAGACCCTGCGCGACGGCGACGACTACGTGAGCTGGATGACGGCGAACATCGACGCCCTGACGAAGGCACTCAACGCGTGA
- a CDS encoding metal ABC transporter ATP-binding protein, giving the protein MNTPVHNHPSDPVLSVQGGSLSFGPRQLWSGLDLDVCPGEFLAVLGPNGSGKTTLLKAVLGQQELDAGSIRVNGHPVRRGDRQIGYIPQQKIIPPGTPMRGRDLVALGVNGHRFGLPIMRRSDRRRVDALLEAVGASAYADDPVGSLSGGEQQRLRVGQALAGDPTLLLCDEPLLSLDLQHQRGVSELIDRRRREAGTAVLFVTHDVNPVLNMVDRILYFAGGRFREGTPEQVLRSDVLSELYGTPVECIRTGDRVVVMGIPDAETHDHHDHHAGPHPEPVA; this is encoded by the coding sequence GTGAACACACCCGTGCACAACCATCCGAGCGACCCCGTGCTGTCGGTGCAGGGCGGGAGCCTCTCCTTCGGCCCACGTCAGCTCTGGTCGGGGCTCGACCTCGACGTGTGCCCGGGGGAGTTCCTCGCCGTGCTCGGGCCCAATGGCTCGGGCAAGACGACGCTGCTGAAGGCCGTGCTCGGCCAGCAGGAGCTCGACGCCGGCAGCATCCGCGTCAACGGGCACCCCGTGCGCCGCGGCGACCGGCAGATCGGCTACATTCCGCAGCAGAAGATCATCCCGCCCGGCACCCCCATGCGCGGCCGCGACCTCGTCGCGCTCGGCGTGAACGGGCACCGCTTCGGACTGCCGATCATGCGTCGCAGCGACCGTCGACGCGTCGACGCCCTACTGGAGGCCGTCGGTGCGAGCGCCTACGCCGACGACCCCGTTGGCAGCCTCTCCGGCGGCGAGCAGCAGCGGCTGCGCGTGGGGCAGGCGCTCGCGGGCGATCCGACGCTCCTGCTGTGCGACGAGCCGCTGTTGAGCCTCGACCTGCAGCATCAGCGGGGCGTGAGCGAGCTCATCGACCGCCGACGCCGCGAGGCGGGTACCGCGGTGCTGTTCGTCACGCACGATGTGAATCCTGTTCTGAACATGGTCGACCGCATCCTGTACTTCGCGGGCGGCAGATTCCGTGAGGGCACGCCCGAGCAGGTGCTGCGCAGCGACGTGCTGAGCGAGCTGTACGGCACGCCGGTCGAATGCATCCGCACGGGCGACCGCGTCGTCGTCATGGGCATCCCCGACGCCGAGACCCACGACCACCACGATCACCATGCGGGCCCGCACCCGGAGCCCGTCGCATGA
- a CDS encoding metal ABC transporter permease → MSALGTLAAPLSAASDDDGIWSKLFNFTDYGELLGLVHNSIIAAAILGIVGGLIGVFVMQRDMAFAVHGISELSFAGASAALLFGVNVVAGSVVGALISAVMIGVMGAKARDRNSIIGVLMPFGLGLGILFLALYPGRSANKFGLLTGQIISVDDPQLGWLIGISVVVLAALLFMWRPLSFDSLDADVAAARGVPSRLISLGFMIVLGLIVAVSVQIIGALLVLALLVTPAAAALRVSSSPLMVPLLAVLFGFVSAVGGIMLAIGGSLPISPYITTISFVIYIVCRLIGLRAKARPAVR, encoded by the coding sequence ATGAGCGCCCTCGGCACCCTCGCGGCTCCGCTTTCCGCGGCATCCGACGACGACGGCATCTGGTCGAAGCTGTTCAACTTCACCGACTACGGCGAGCTGCTCGGGCTCGTGCACAACTCGATAATCGCCGCAGCGATTCTCGGCATCGTCGGCGGCCTCATCGGCGTGTTCGTGATGCAGCGCGACATGGCCTTCGCCGTGCACGGCATCAGCGAGCTCTCGTTCGCCGGCGCCTCGGCCGCCCTGCTGTTCGGGGTGAACGTCGTCGCCGGCTCCGTCGTCGGCGCGCTCATCTCCGCGGTCATGATCGGCGTCATGGGCGCGAAAGCCCGAGACCGCAACTCCATCATCGGCGTGCTCATGCCGTTCGGGCTCGGCCTCGGCATACTGTTCCTCGCCCTCTATCCCGGTCGGAGCGCGAATAAGTTCGGTCTGCTCACGGGACAGATCATCTCCGTCGACGACCCGCAGCTCGGCTGGCTCATCGGCATCAGCGTTGTCGTGCTCGCCGCCCTGCTGTTCATGTGGCGGCCCTTGAGCTTCGACAGCCTCGACGCCGACGTCGCGGCCGCTCGCGGAGTGCCGAGCCGTCTCATCTCGCTCGGCTTCATGATCGTGCTCGGCTTGATCGTCGCGGTCTCGGTGCAGATCATCGGGGCGCTGCTCGTGCTCGCCCTGCTCGTCACGCCCGCAGCGGCGGCGCTCCGCGTCTCGAGCTCACCGCTCATGGTGCCGCTGCTGGCGGTGCTCTTCGGCTTCGTCTCCGCAGTCGGCGGAATTATGCTCGCAATCGGCGGTTCGCTGCCGATCAGTCCGTACATCACGACGATCTCGTTCGTCATCTACATCGTCTGCCGGCTCATCGGCCTGCGCGCGAAGGCGCGGCCCGCGGTGCGCTGA
- a CDS encoding MFS transporter: protein MTMSDSTPTGALELPPAQRWRAFAVCVTVAALTILDLTKVNVALPAIEHSLDASSTSLQLIVSGYILTFGLALVPAGRLGDFRSRKVFFIIGLTLFTVMSVACALAPTSDVLLVARLLQGVAAGIQMPQVIGLIQQMFHGRERGKAFGLFGAMIGVSTAFGPTIGGLLIALGGEQSGWRWIFWMNLPLGILALVLAAKFLPTTRGLAGKLSLDPLGTILFAVTVISLMWPFLFTTGTPADVPARWWLLVVFVLAAAAFIAWERRYAASGKHPLVPLDLFRVASFRNGTLLSTLYFSAIPGMFLLTTLYLQEGLGILPVYAGMVSIGFALVSAYTSWRSGTMVDTYGRPLVVVGLVVVLAGIAALIMSALFATPAATPWLMAGALVIAGAGGGVVVSPNQTLTLHEIRVSQGGLAGSVGQLGQRIGTAVGTAIGLALYYATIFAAGGRDTGIATYHQAYLRGMLAVTLLLALSLAVGVADMGRRRRTP, encoded by the coding sequence ATGACGATGTCCGATTCCACTCCGACGGGGGCCCTCGAGCTCCCTCCCGCGCAGCGCTGGCGCGCGTTCGCCGTGTGCGTGACCGTGGCGGCGCTCACCATCCTCGACCTCACGAAGGTGAACGTGGCGCTGCCCGCGATCGAGCACTCCCTCGACGCGTCGTCGACGTCGCTGCAGCTCATCGTCTCGGGCTACATCCTCACGTTCGGACTCGCGCTCGTTCCCGCAGGGCGGCTGGGAGATTTCCGCTCCCGGAAAGTGTTCTTCATCATCGGCCTCACGCTGTTCACCGTCATGAGCGTCGCGTGCGCACTCGCGCCGACGAGCGACGTCCTTCTGGTCGCTCGGCTGCTGCAGGGCGTCGCGGCCGGTATTCAGATGCCGCAGGTGATCGGGCTCATCCAGCAGATGTTCCACGGACGCGAGCGTGGCAAGGCGTTCGGCCTGTTCGGCGCGATGATCGGAGTGTCGACGGCGTTCGGTCCCACGATCGGCGGCCTGCTCATCGCACTGGGCGGCGAGCAGAGCGGCTGGCGCTGGATCTTCTGGATGAACCTCCCCCTCGGCATCCTCGCGCTCGTGCTCGCGGCGAAGTTCCTGCCGACGACGCGCGGGCTCGCCGGAAAGCTGTCGCTCGACCCGCTCGGCACGATCCTGTTCGCGGTGACGGTCATCAGCCTCATGTGGCCGTTCCTGTTCACGACCGGAACGCCCGCCGATGTCCCGGCGCGCTGGTGGCTGCTCGTCGTGTTCGTTCTCGCGGCGGCGGCGTTCATCGCGTGGGAGCGTCGATATGCGGCATCCGGAAAGCATCCTCTCGTTCCGCTTGACCTGTTTCGGGTGGCGTCCTTCCGCAACGGGACGCTGCTGTCGACGCTGTACTTCTCGGCGATTCCCGGCATGTTCCTGCTCACGACGCTGTACCTGCAGGAAGGGCTCGGTATTCTTCCGGTGTACGCGGGCATGGTGAGCATCGGCTTCGCGCTCGTGAGCGCCTACACGTCGTGGCGCAGCGGCACCATGGTCGACACCTACGGCCGACCGCTCGTTGTCGTGGGACTCGTCGTCGTTCTCGCCGGAATCGCGGCCCTGATCATGTCGGCGCTGTTCGCCACACCCGCCGCGACGCCATGGCTCATGGCCGGCGCTCTCGTGATCGCGGGCGCCGGGGGCGGTGTCGTCGTGTCGCCGAACCAGACGCTCACCCTGCACGAGATCCGGGTGAGCCAGGGCGGCCTCGCCGGCTCGGTGGGTCAGCTGGGACAGCGCATCGGCACGGCCGTCGGCACCGCCATCGGTCTCGCCCTGTACTACGCGACGATCTTCGCGGCGGGCGGGCGCGACACCGGCATCGCGACGTACCACCAGGCGTACCTTCGGGGCATGCTCGCGGTCACCTTGCTTCTCGCCCTCTCGCTCGCGGTCGGCGTCGCCGACATGGGGCGCCGTCGCCGCACCCCCTGA
- a CDS encoding Fur family transcriptional regulator: MVVKRNTWQREAVREALDSSDGFISAQGLHLQLRDAGSHIGLATVYRALADLATEGEADSLQSPEGEALYRACESTGHHHHLICRNCGLTVEIEAGEVERWARAVAAEHGFTDARHVVDIFGLCEKCSTA, encoded by the coding sequence ATGGTCGTCAAGCGCAACACATGGCAGCGCGAAGCGGTGCGGGAGGCTCTCGATTCGAGCGATGGATTCATCAGCGCGCAAGGCCTCCACCTCCAGCTGCGCGACGCCGGATCGCACATCGGACTGGCCACCGTGTATCGCGCTCTCGCCGACCTCGCCACCGAGGGAGAGGCCGACTCGCTGCAGTCCCCCGAGGGGGAGGCCCTGTATCGTGCGTGCGAGAGCACAGGCCATCACCATCACCTCATCTGCCGCAACTGCGGGCTCACCGTCGAGATCGAAGCGGGCGAGGTGGAGCGGTGGGCGCGCGCCGTCGCCGCCGAGCACGGCTTCACCGACGCGCGGCACGTCGTCGACATCTTCGGCCTGTGCGAGAAGTGCTCCACGGCTTGA
- the rpmB gene encoding 50S ribosomal protein L28, with amino-acid sequence MAAVCQVTGAVPGFGHNISHSHRRTKRRFDPNIQKKTYYVPSLRRNVTLTLSTKGIKVIDARGIESVVKDLLARGEKI; translated from the coding sequence ATGGCAGCAGTGTGCCAGGTGACCGGAGCCGTCCCCGGCTTCGGACACAACATCTCGCACTCGCACCGACGCACCAAGCGTCGTTTCGACCCGAACATCCAGAAGAAGACCTACTACGTTCCGTCGCTTCGTCGTAACGTGACGCTCACGCTGAGCACCAAGGGCATCAAGGTCATCGACGCACGCGGCATCGAGTCCGTCGTCAAGGACCTTCTCGCACGTGGGGAGAAGATCTAA
- the rpmG gene encoding 50S ribosomal protein L33, producing MAKAQDVRPIIKLRSTAGTGYTYVTKKNRRNNPDRLVLKKYDPVVRKHVEFREER from the coding sequence ATGGCTAAGGCTCAGGACGTTCGTCCGATCATCAAGCTTCGTTCGACGGCGGGCACCGGTTACACCTACGTGACCAAGAAGAACCGCCGCAACAATCCCGACCGTCTCGTGCTCAAGAAGTACGACCCCGTAGTGCGCAAGCACGTTGAGTTCCGCGAGGAGCGATAG
- the rpsN gene encoding 30S ribosomal protein S14, producing the protein MAKKSKIARNEQRKVIVARYDEKRRELKKALVDPNGTDESREAARVGLQKLPRNASPVRVRNRDAIDGRPRGILNRFGISRVRFREMAHRGELPGVTKSSW; encoded by the coding sequence ATGGCTAAGAAGAGCAAGATCGCGCGCAACGAGCAGCGCAAGGTAATCGTGGCCCGCTACGACGAGAAGCGTCGCGAGCTGAAGAAGGCACTCGTCGACCCGAACGGCACCGACGAGTCCCGCGAGGCCGCCCGCGTCGGCCTGCAGAAGCTTCCCCGCAACGCTTCGCCGGTCCGCGTCCGCAACCGCGACGCGATCGACGGACGCCCGCGCGGAATCCTCAACCGCTTCGGCATCTCGCGTGTCCGCTTCCGTGAGATGGCGCACCGTGGTGAGCTTCCCGGCGTGACCAAGTCGAGCTGGTAG
- a CDS encoding HU family DNA-binding protein: protein MADKSLNKTELVAKIASSTGQSQAAVGGVLDALFAELADAVSNGVKVSVPGWLAVERTDRAARTGRNPQTGETINIPAGHSVKVTAGSKLKAAAK from the coding sequence ATGGCTGATAAGTCGCTCAACAAGACCGAGCTCGTCGCGAAGATCGCCTCATCGACCGGCCAGAGCCAGGCCGCCGTCGGCGGTGTGCTCGACGCGCTGTTCGCCGAGCTTGCTGACGCGGTCAGCAACGGCGTCAAGGTTTCGGTTCCCGGCTGGCTCGCTGTCGAGCGCACCGACCGCGCCGCTCGCACGGGCCGCAACCCGCAGACCGGCGAGACCATCAACATCCCGGCCGGCCACTCGGTCAAGGTGACCGCTGGATCGAAGCTCAAGGCTGCCGCTAAGTAG